The Bartonella australis AUST/NH1 genome contains the following window.
GCAGGTGAAGAGTAATGAGAGGAAAAAAAAGGAATGGTTTTTTAGTGATTTTTTTGAAGCTCCGGGATTTGATCAATTGCCAGATCAACACCCTTTGAAAAAATTATTTCGGGAGTTTTATGATCGTAGTCGGCCTGATCGTAAACTTCAACGCCGTTCACGCAGGCTGCATCCCATAGGATTTGGATCTGGCTTTTTTATCTCCTCTGATGGTTATATTGTGACAAATAATCACGTGATTTCTGACGGAACAAGCTATTCAGTTGTTCTTGATGATGGCACAGAGCTTGAAGCAAAACTCATTGGAGCTGATCCGCGAACTGATCTTGCAGTACTAAAAGTGGACGATAAACGGACGTTTTCATATGTTGATTTTGCCGACGATTCAAAACTCCGTGTCGGCGATTGGGTTGTTGCTGTCGGCAATCCGTTTGGTCTCGGTGGAACTGTAACCGCTGGTATTGTTTCAGCGCGTGGGCGTGATATTGGAGCTGGCGTTTATGACGATTTTATCCAAATTGACGCTGCCGTTAATCGCGGTAATTCTGGTGGTCCAACTTTCAATCTTAATGGGCAGGTTGTTGGAATTAATACGGCAATTTTTTCCCCTTCTGGTGGGGGCGGAAATGTTGGGATTGCTTTTGCTATTCCCGCGACAACAGCGAAACAGGTTGTGAGTCAGCTTATAGAAAAAGGTTCAGTCCAGCGCGGTTGGCTCGGTGTTCAAATTCAGCCAGTGACGAAGGAAATTTCTGATTCAATTGGCTTAAAAGAGCCTAAAGGCGCTTTGGTCACTGATCCATTAAAAGGACCTGCAGAAAAGGCCGGTGTTAAGACAGGCGACGTAATTATCGCGGTAAATGGTGATAAAATTGCTGATGCACGAGATTTGGCAAGACGTATCGCAAATATTAAACCAGGAGAAACGGTAATTTTAAATATTTGGAGATCTGGTAAGGAGGAAACTATTAAAGTCAAACTCGATTCAATGCCGGCTAATGAGGATAAAAAAGAAGGTCAAAAATCTTCAAGTGAGCAAAATGACCCGAATGAAATTCTGGCTGATTATGGCTTAATTTTAGCTCCCTCAGATGACGATATAGGACTAGTTGTAACCGATGTAGATCCAGAATCAGAGGCAGGTGATAAAGGGATCCGCCCGGGCGATGTAATTGTGACGGTTAATAATAAATCTGTTAAAAAGGTTTCCGATATCACCGATACAATTAAGAACGCGCAAAATTTGAAGCGAAACGCGATATTATTGCAAGTGCGGACAAATGGTCAGAGCCGTTTTGTTGCTCTTTCAATTATCAAAAAATAGCATTTTGTTAATAGTGGGACGAAAATTTGGTAAATTTTTTGTCCCCTGACCATCCGATGAAATAATGGAGATATATTGTATGAAGGTACTCATTATTGAGGATGATTGTGAGACAGGGCGTTATCTCGAAAAAGCTTTTTTGGAAGCGGGACACACAGCTGATGTTGCTCGTGACGGGGATACTGGTTATGCTTTGGCTGAAACGAGGAGCTACGATGTTATAATCGTTGACCGTATGTTGCCACATCGTGATGGTCTTTCGGTTGTTTCTGAATTGCGTGCAAAAGGCAATGAATCCCCAGTCCTTATTCTTTCAGCTTTGGGGCAGGTTGATGACCGTGTGACGGGTTTGCGTGCGGGGGGTGATGATTATTTGACAAAGCCTTATGCTTTTTCTGAACTTCTCGCCCGTGTTGAAGTTTTGCAACGGAGAAAAAATCCTAAAGTGACAGAAACTATTTATCGTGTAGGCAATCTTGAGCTTGATCGATTAGCACATACAGTGAAACGTGGTGAAATGAATATTATGTTGCAGCCACGCGAGTTTCGTTTACTTGAATATTTAATGCGGTATGCTGGCCAGGTTGTCACACGTACAATGCTCTTGGAAAATGTCTGGGACTACCATTTTGATCCACAGACTAATGTAATTGACGTCCATATATCTCGTTTGAGGGCTAAAATTGAAAAAGATTTTGATATTCCACTTTTACATACGGTACGCGGTGCTGGATATATGCTGAAAGTGCCAGATAGAGAGATATGAACCGTTTAATCAATTTAATGCGCACGACAGCGTTGAGACTTTCTGCATTGTATATCCTATTGTTTGGACTAGTCGCAATGGGGCTCTCTATTTATGTTACAGCATTTTCCGTTTCATTGTTGACAGAGCAAACCGAGCAGGCTTTGCGCGAAGAACTAAAAAGTATTGAAAGCGCTTATGATTATGGCGGATTACCTTTATTGATGCGCACTATTAACCATCGTTCACGGCAGCCTGGAGCTTTCCTATATCTTGTTATGGATCCAGTAGGGCGTATTTTAGCGGGCAATGTTGCACGCATTGAATTTGATCTTCTTAATAACGGTGGCTTTTTTTCTGATTCTTTTGTGTATTTTCGTTTCGAGGAGCGTGGCAAAATGAGTGAACGCCGTGCTTTAGCAGTTGTTATTGATTTGCCAAACGCCATGAAGCTCCTCGTTGGACGAGATTTGGATGAGCCTGAACGTTTCGCTGCAGTTATTCGTAAAGCTGTGATGATTGCTTTAGCTGCGATGGTTGGGGGCGCTTTATTAATATGGTTTTTTGTTGGAAGGCGGGCATTGCAGAGAATTGATCAGGTGACAGCTGCGTCGCAGCATTTGATGAGTGGTGACTTTAGCGGGCGTTTACCTATTTCTGGGGCAGGCGATGAGTTTGACAGATTATCGGTTAACCTTAATGTCATGTTAGATCACATTGAAGAATTGAATACCGGCTTGCGCCAAGTGTCTGATAATATTGCTCACGATCTTAAAACACCGTTAACACGTTTGAGAAACCGCGTTGAAGAAGCACTTTTGGGGAAAAAAACGGAGTCTGAGTACCGGCAGGTGCTGAACGACGTGATCGCTGAATCAGATCAACTCATTCGTACTTTTAATGCTATTTTGATGATCTCACGCATCGAAGCTAGCAGTGCAATTGAGCATCTTGAAACGATGAACGTAAAACTGATTCTTGAAGATGCGGTTGAATTTTATGAACCTTTTGCGGAAGAAGCAGGTATTTTGCTTCGGTTAGGGTGTACATTTGATAAAGAGCTCAGGTTGAATCGAGAGCTTATCGCACAATCTATTTTCAATCTCGTTGATAATGCAATAAAATATGCGCCTCAAAGCGGAAGGAAGACAGAGGTGTTCTTATCAATGGAATATCGCGCAGAATGTTTGCTCATTGTAATTAGCGATAATGGCCCAGGAATCGCAGAAGATAAGTATGAAAAAGTAACGGAGCGGTTTGTTCGCCTCGAAGAAAGCCGAACACAACCAGGCTTTGGTATTGGGCTAAGTATAGCAAAAGCCGTTATGAAATTGCACGGGGGTGAACTTTTACTCGAAAACGCGAACCCCGGCCTCAGGGCTATTTTATCATTTCCCTAGTTGATTTTTTTTCGTTGCCCTACTTTAGCGCTAAATTACTCCTTTTTTGAATTGACAATGCTATAAGACAGAAACGGAGATAAATTACCTTCGTGAGGGAGTATAAAAAAGCTTTTTAAAATAGGGCTTTTTATCCCACACCCCCTTCAATGAGAGCGGTTTTAGATGGCCAAATTATGTTGAAGAATGAGCAGGGAAAGAAAATTTATAATCACCGTTTTTTGTATCGTATATGTTAGAAAGCAGTCTGATTTTATTAATGGGTAACGACCATGTCTCTTTTTTACACAGAGTGTTAATCGCCAATCCGTCTTATTTTGGTCCCTTGTTGGACGTTAATATAGAATTAAAGCCAGCTGGGTTATAGAAGATTACGATTAATCAATGAGGCTGAATCTATCCATGAAGCTTTGTTAATGTTAACTTTAGAGCGCAAAGAAAGAGGCACATATTTTAATTACCTTAGCTGATTTAGGTAGTGTTTTTACTTATTTCATCTTGATCTTCGGCTTTGATCAGGCCCAATATCTGCTCTTTTGGTATCAACAGATAGGGCTGCTTTACATATTCTTTTAAAAAGCTAAGCTTTTTTCCGCAGCGTCGAATATCTCTTTCAAATATTGGCAAATGAATAAAATATATTTTGTCGGATGACGTTCCCCAAATTATCAGCATTGTATATTTGACGAGGTATAAGGAAAGTAGTTGCTTTATACGCGATTTGATAGAAACATTTCAAATTTTTTAAAAACATTATACAGTGCTTTCAAAATCTGAGTAAAAATTTGAGTTAGAGGTGGGCAATTTTGTTTTTACAGGTGAAAGAGGATGATCCGGAAACGCTTATTAGATTAAGCTATCTAGGTTTTGAAAAGGCAAGCGATATCTGTTGTACTATGCGGATACCGCGGTTAATATATAAAGCTGCTTAAATTTATTGAAGCGCGTGGAACCTCAACAAGAAATGACGCCAGCAATTTTAGAGGCTTGCAGTGCGACCAAACAAGTAGACGAAGAATATCCGTTTAATAATTTTTCACGAGGTTCTCCTTCAGGGATTTGGCTTTTTAATGACGTAATTGTAGGAAATAGAGCGGATTTTGCTCTCACAGTGCTTGTGGATCTTGAGATTGCAAAAATATTTACGGCGATTCAAAAAGAATTTTCTAGTTGCTGTAGTTACATCAAAGAGGAGTGCGTCGGCACACTGTGGGTGAATAAACTTGAAACTTGTAAGTTAACTGCAGGCTCGGATGTCGACCTTATTTACTTTATGAGCATGGTGAGAATCCGGAAATATCTGACGGGGATCTCCCCTTTATATTCCCCGATATTGTACGTCAATATAAATGCAGAAATATTTGCGCGCAGGGTGCGTGTTACGGTGAAAAAGAAAAATAAACAGTGTATTATTAAAGTTTTGGTATCTCATAAATATCGATTTTACCGGTTTTTTCGTCTCTGTGTTAAGTTTTCTCTCTTTTAAATGAATCTTGAAGAAAACTTTTAGCGGTAAAAAAGCTTTATTATCAGGTGACATATTGTTGTTATTGAGCCAACCAAAAAGTATTTTATATTTGAAGAAGTTTAGAAGAGTATTATGCATAGGGCCATGTTTGATTAAAACCAGGGAGAAGTTTTATGATTACAAGATGTTTAATGACAGTACCCATTTTGGCTATGCTTTCAGTTTCTGCGGTACAAGCAGCGGATGTTGCGGCTCCTAAAAATTTAACACTGATCGTCCCTGTTCCTGATTTTTCTTGGACAGGCTCTTACATCGGCGGGCAAATCGGCTGTTTTTCAGGCAAAACCGTCCTAAATTATTTAGATGATGACGTACCCGGTGGCAGATGGGTTGAGCTTGATAAAGAATTAACTCCTAAACTTTCAGGATTCGCGGGCGGTTTTTTCGCGGGTTCTAATATTGCTCTCGGTAATGGCTTGGTCCTGGGCATCGATACAGATGCAGTGTGGTTTAATAAGAAGGACACAAAGACTCTGTTTACAGACTGGGGCGAAGATGGTGATGAAAATGGCGACGGCCAGGAGTTAAGTGTAGGCTCAGGTTTGAATTTAGGTCCATATGAAGAGCTCGACACAGGCCCGGATTCAAGTGCAGACGAAGACAAAGGGTCGCATGACCAGCTGATGGAGGTTGTTCACGTGGAAAGATCTGCTCGTGGTCAAGATAAAGGTGGGGGAAAAACTGTTACGACTGATTATACTTTAGAGCAAAAATGGTCTGGTGCAACACGGATACGTGTCGGTTTCGTTACTGGTCGTATCATGCCTTATATTGCCGGAGGTGTTGCTTACACGCAGCTTCACGGCATTTACTCAGAGACAGTTGAAAAAAAAGATGTAAATCCGCAATCTTATAACTTAGAAGATGATAAAAAGACGATGGTTGGTTATACCCTTGGCGGTGGTTTGGATTATGCGGTGACAGATAATATTATTTTGCGTGCAGAATATCGTTATTCAGATTTTGGAAAAAAGAAATTTGCACAGGATCGCATTAAAATTCATTACAGGGCCGATGATTTCCGCGTTGGTATGTCTTACAAATTTTAATGTACTTTAAAATTTAATTACTGGTGAAGCTCCGCCTTTATGCGGAGCCCTTTTTTATGGATTTTCATTGCAAGACTTTTCCTTTAATTTCGCTGTAAAAATATTGCTTTCAGAAAAAAACGGTGAAGCCGTATCTCTAATTTATCTCTTCAAGCAACTTCACTATTTTGTATTCCGGTTATAATACAAATGTGAACTATGGGAGTATTTCTGGCTAAAAATAGAAAAAATGAACGACCTTACAGCGGAGCAGAGTAGCTTCTGTAAGGTGGTACTCAAAAATTAACTTGAGTTGGCTTAATTTTTTCAGCTAAGATCGCGCCGCCGGCGTTTATGATTTTTGGGAAGGGTGCGTATAGTGCCTTGCATAGTCGGTTATAGGGAGAGATTTATGACTATAAGATATTTAGTAACAGTGTCTGTTTTAGCTATGCTTTCATCTTCTGCGGCGCGAGCATCAAATGCCGCAGCTCTCGGGGATCATGAAGAGATTGTTCTTGCTCCTAATTTTTCTTGGACAGGTTTTTACATCGGTGGACAGATCGGTAATTTTTCGAGTAAAACCGCTCTAAATCACTTAGACAACCGTAGCCCCGGTCGCGAATGGGTTCAGCTTGATAAAGAATCAACCCCCAAACTTTCGGGATTCGTGGGTGGTTTTTATGCTGGTTCTGATATTGCTTTCGATGATGGTTTTATCCTGGGTGTCGATACGGATATAATGTGGTCCAATAAAAAGCAGAAAAAA
Protein-coding sequences here:
- a CDS encoding sensor histidine kinase, translated to MNRLINLMRTTALRLSALYILLFGLVAMGLSIYVTAFSVSLLTEQTEQALREELKSIESAYDYGGLPLLMRTINHRSRQPGAFLYLVMDPVGRILAGNVARIEFDLLNNGGFFSDSFVYFRFEERGKMSERRALAVVIDLPNAMKLLVGRDLDEPERFAAVIRKAVMIALAAMVGGALLIWFFVGRRALQRIDQVTAASQHLMSGDFSGRLPISGAGDEFDRLSVNLNVMLDHIEELNTGLRQVSDNIAHDLKTPLTRLRNRVEEALLGKKTESEYRQVLNDVIAESDQLIRTFNAILMISRIEASSAIEHLETMNVKLILEDAVEFYEPFAEEAGILLRLGCTFDKELRLNRELIAQSIFNLVDNAIKYAPQSGRKTEVFLSMEYRAECLLIVISDNGPGIAEDKYEKVTERFVRLEESRTQPGFGIGLSIAKAVMKLHGGELLLENANPGLRAILSFP
- a CDS encoding Do family serine endopeptidase, whose amino-acid sequence is MIKLNFRTTLTAIGFSAALASTVFFSESSLWAMEVDAKPVFVPSVQQQGFADIVSRVKLAVVSVQVKSNERKKKEWFFSDFFEAPGFDQLPDQHPLKKLFREFYDRSRPDRKLQRRSRRLHPIGFGSGFFISSDGYIVTNNHVISDGTSYSVVLDDGTELEAKLIGADPRTDLAVLKVDDKRTFSYVDFADDSKLRVGDWVVAVGNPFGLGGTVTAGIVSARGRDIGAGVYDDFIQIDAAVNRGNSGGPTFNLNGQVVGINTAIFSPSGGGGNVGIAFAIPATTAKQVVSQLIEKGSVQRGWLGVQIQPVTKEISDSIGLKEPKGALVTDPLKGPAEKAGVKTGDVIIAVNGDKIADARDLARRIANIKPGETVILNIWRSGKEETIKVKLDSMPANEDKKEGQKSSSEQNDPNEILADYGLILAPSDDDIGLVVTDVDPESEAGDKGIRPGDVIVTVNNKSVKKVSDITDTIKNAQNLKRNAILLQVRTNGQSRFVALSIIKK
- a CDS encoding outer membrane protein: MITRCLMTVPILAMLSVSAVQAADVAAPKNLTLIVPVPDFSWTGSYIGGQIGCFSGKTVLNYLDDDVPGGRWVELDKELTPKLSGFAGGFFAGSNIALGNGLVLGIDTDAVWFNKKDTKTLFTDWGEDGDENGDGQELSVGSGLNLGPYEELDTGPDSSADEDKGSHDQLMEVVHVERSARGQDKGGGKTVTTDYTLEQKWSGATRIRVGFVTGRIMPYIAGGVAYTQLHGIYSETVEKKDVNPQSYNLEDDKKTMVGYTLGGGLDYAVTDNIILRAEYRYSDFGKKKFAQDRIKIHYRADDFRVGMSYKF
- a CDS encoding response regulator transcription factor — protein: MKVLIIEDDCETGRYLEKAFLEAGHTADVARDGDTGYALAETRSYDVIIVDRMLPHRDGLSVVSELRAKGNESPVLILSALGQVDDRVTGLRAGGDDYLTKPYAFSELLARVEVLQRRKNPKVTETIYRVGNLELDRLAHTVKRGEMNIMLQPREFRLLEYLMRYAGQVVTRTMLLENVWDYHFDPQTNVIDVHISRLRAKIEKDFDIPLLHTVRGAGYMLKVPDREI